The following coding sequences lie in one Pseudomonas sp. SL4(2022) genomic window:
- a CDS encoding NADH:ubiquinone reductase (Na(+)-transporting) subunit B, with translation MGIRAFLDKIEHNFEKGGKYEKWYALYEAVDTFFYRPGSVTKTTAHVRDGIDLKRMMITVWLCTFPAMFFGMWNTGYQANLIFANSPELLAAQEGWRFALIGSLAGFDPSSLWDNFIQGAAYFLPVYAVTFIVGGFWEVLFASIRKHEVNEGFFVTSVLFALILPPSIPLWQVALGISFGVVIGKEVFGGTGKNFLNPALTGRAFLFFAYPAQMSGDAVWTAVDGFAGATSLSLAAAGGIENVVNNGITWVDAFVGTIHGSMGETSTLAILIGGGVLLITKIASWRIVTGVMLGMIGFSLLLNVLGSNTNPMFAMPWYWHLVVGGFAFGMLFMATDPVSSSMTNTGKWIFGALIGVMVVMIRVINPAFPEGMMLAILFANLFAPLIDHFVVQANIKRRLARNV, from the coding sequence ATGGGTATCCGTGCATTTCTCGACAAGATCGAGCACAACTTTGAAAAAGGCGGTAAATACGAGAAGTGGTATGCCCTGTATGAGGCGGTCGACACCTTCTTCTATCGGCCCGGCAGTGTGACCAAGACCACGGCACATGTGCGCGACGGCATCGACCTCAAGCGCATGATGATCACCGTGTGGCTATGCACCTTTCCGGCCATGTTCTTTGGCATGTGGAACACCGGTTACCAGGCCAACCTGATTTTCGCCAACAGCCCTGAGCTGCTGGCCGCCCAGGAAGGCTGGCGCTTTGCGCTGATCGGCTCACTGGCCGGTTTTGATCCCAGCAGCCTGTGGGACAACTTTATCCAGGGCGCGGCTTACTTCCTGCCGGTCTACGCGGTGACCTTCATCGTCGGCGGTTTCTGGGAAGTGCTGTTTGCTTCGATCCGCAAGCATGAAGTCAACGAAGGTTTCTTCGTCACCTCCGTGCTGTTTGCCTTGATCCTGCCGCCGAGTATTCCGCTGTGGCAGGTGGCCCTGGGGATCAGCTTCGGCGTGGTGATCGGTAAGGAAGTGTTCGGCGGTACCGGTAAGAACTTCCTCAACCCAGCCCTGACAGGGCGTGCCTTTCTGTTCTTCGCCTACCCCGCGCAGATGTCCGGTGATGCTGTGTGGACCGCGGTTGACGGCTTTGCCGGCGCCACCTCGTTGAGCCTGGCTGCAGCTGGCGGCATCGAGAACGTGGTGAACAATGGCATCACGTGGGTGGATGCCTTTGTCGGCACCATTCACGGCTCCATGGGCGAAACCAGCACCCTGGCGATCCTCATTGGCGGTGGTGTGTTGCTGATCACCAAGATTGCCTCTTGGCGCATTGTGACGGGTGTGATGCTGGGCATGATTGGCTTCAGCCTGCTGCTCAATGTCTTGGGCTCCAATACCAACCCGATGTTTGCCATGCCTTGGTATTGGCACTTGGTCGTGGGCGGTTTCGCCTTCGGTATGTTGTTCATGGCAACCGACCCGGTGTCGTCGTCCATGACCAACACCGGCAAATGGATCTTTGGTGCCTTGATCGGTGTGATGGTGGTGATGATCCGCGTGATCAACCCGGCCTTCCCGGAGGGTATGATGCTGGCGATCCTGTTCGCCAACCTGTTTGCACCGCTGATCGACCACTTCGTCGTTCAAGCCAATATCAAGCGGAGGCTGGCACGCAATGTCTAG
- a CDS encoding Na(+)-translocating NADH-quinone reductase subunit A — translation MIKIKHGLDLPITGAPVQRIEAARPVRSVAVIGFDYHGMKPTMEVQVGDRVKLGQVLFSDKKSPGVQFTAPAAGVISAIHRGEKRVLQSVVIDVEGDEQITFESFAASQLASVGAAKVREVLQQSGLWTALRARPFSKVPAADAQPRSIFVTAMDTHPLAADPAVVIAEYAADFEHGLQVLGNLAKVFLCKAAGSNLPGEQLSQVQTHAFAGPHPAGLAGTHIHFLDPVSANKSVWSLNYQDVIAIGKVFTTGQLWTERVVALAGPVVEQPRLLRTRLGANLSELTAGELQSGVNRVISGSVLGGRTAKGAFAFLGRYHLQVSCLAEGNDREMLHYLRAGVNKHSVMNIFVSKLLAAKKFAFSTTTNGSPRAMVPVGNYEAVMPLDILPTQLLRYLIVGDTEMAQKLGCLELDEEDLALCTYVCAGKYEYGPILRDNLARIEKEG, via the coding sequence ATGATCAAGATAAAACATGGGCTTGACTTGCCCATAACCGGCGCGCCGGTGCAGCGTATAGAAGCCGCAAGGCCCGTGCGCAGCGTCGCCGTCATAGGCTTCGATTATCACGGCATGAAGCCGACCATGGAGGTCCAGGTCGGTGATCGCGTCAAACTTGGGCAAGTATTGTTCTCCGACAAGAAGTCGCCAGGTGTGCAGTTCACTGCGCCTGCTGCCGGCGTAATCAGCGCCATTCATCGCGGTGAAAAGCGCGTCCTGCAATCGGTGGTAATCGATGTTGAAGGTGATGAGCAAATCACCTTTGAATCCTTTGCTGCCTCTCAGCTGGCAAGTGTTGGTGCGGCAAAAGTGCGCGAAGTTCTGCAGCAGTCCGGTCTATGGACCGCATTGCGCGCGCGCCCTTTCAGCAAAGTACCTGCGGCTGATGCTCAGCCCCGCTCGATTTTTGTTACCGCCATGGATACTCATCCGCTGGCCGCTGATCCGGCGGTGGTGATTGCCGAGTACGCCGCTGATTTTGAACATGGCCTGCAGGTACTGGGCAATTTGGCCAAGGTTTTTCTGTGCAAGGCTGCTGGCAGCAACCTGCCAGGCGAGCAACTGAGCCAGGTGCAGACGCACGCCTTTGCCGGTCCACACCCAGCCGGTCTAGCCGGTACGCACATCCACTTCCTGGACCCAGTGAGTGCCAACAAGAGCGTGTGGTCACTGAATTATCAGGACGTGATCGCCATCGGCAAAGTCTTCACCACCGGGCAGTTGTGGACCGAGCGTGTCGTTGCACTGGCAGGTCCCGTGGTGGAGCAGCCGCGTTTGCTGCGTACCCGCCTGGGTGCGAACCTGAGTGAGCTGACGGCCGGTGAGCTGCAATCTGGGGTCAATCGGGTCATTTCCGGCTCGGTGTTGGGTGGTCGTACGGCCAAGGGCGCATTTGCCTTTCTCGGTCGCTATCACCTGCAGGTCTCCTGCCTGGCCGAAGGCAATGACCGCGAGATGCTGCATTACCTGCGTGCTGGGGTGAACAAGCATTCGGTGATGAACATCTTTGTCTCCAAATTGCTGGCGGCGAAGAAGTTTGCTTTCTCCACCACCACCAACGGCAGTCCACGTGCCATGGTTCCGGTGGGTAACTATGAAGCGGTGATGCCGCTGGACATCCTGCCGACGCAATTGCTGCGCTATTTGATTGTCGGCGACACCGAGATGGCCCAGAAACTCGGCTGCCTGGAACTCGACGAAGAAGATCTGGCGCTGTGCACCTATGTGTGTGCCGGCAAGTATGAATACGGCCCGATTCTGCGCGACAACCTCGCCCGTATCGAGAAGGAAGGTTAA
- a CDS encoding Na(+)-translocating NADH-quinone reductase subunit C yields the protein MSSQKESTVRTLVVALLVCLVCSIFVAGAAVALKPTQVENRQLDKQRSILAIAGLGESGMSAAQVKALFAERISARVVDLDSGTFSDAQDPLTFDPLKASKDPKLSEALSSAEDIASIKRRERFTTVYLVEQDGKLQTVILPVRGYGLWSTLHGFMALQGDLNTVAGFGFYQHAETPGLGGEVDNPKWKSLWLGKTLFDDKGELAIQIIKGNVDAQSAQATHQIDGLAGATLTSNGVNNLLHFWLGENGFAQFLANLQKGEA from the coding sequence ATGTCTAGTCAAAAAGAATCCACCGTCCGTACCTTGGTGGTGGCCCTGTTGGTCTGCCTGGTGTGTTCGATTTTCGTCGCCGGCGCCGCCGTGGCGCTGAAGCCGACCCAGGTGGAAAACCGTCAGCTGGACAAGCAGCGCAGCATTCTGGCCATTGCCGGGCTGGGCGAGTCAGGCATGAGCGCTGCGCAGGTCAAGGCATTGTTTGCTGAGCGGATCAGCGCCCGCGTGGTCGATCTGGACAGCGGTACTTTTAGCGACGCTCAGGACCCGCTGACCTTCGACCCGTTGAAAGCCTCCAAAGACCCGAAACTGTCTGAAGCCCTCAGCAGCGCCGAGGATATTGCCTCGATCAAGCGGCGTGAGCGTTTCACCACCGTCTATCTGGTTGAGCAGGACGGCAAATTGCAGACCGTGATTCTGCCCGTGCGTGGTTACGGCCTGTGGTCGACTCTGCATGGCTTTATGGCGCTGCAGGGCGACCTGAACACCGTGGCAGGCTTCGGCTTCTACCAGCACGCGGAAACACCGGGTCTGGGCGGGGAAGTGGACAACCCGAAGTGGAAGAGCCTGTGGCTGGGCAAGACCCTGTTTGACGACAAGGGCGAGCTGGCCATCCAGATCATCAAAGGTAACGTCGATGCGCAGAGCGCACAGGCGACCCATCAGATCGATGGTCTGGCGGGTGCAACCCTCACCAGCAATGGTGTGAATAACCTGCTGCACTTCTGGCTCGGGGAGAACGGTTTTGCCCAGTTCCTCGCCAATCTGCAAAAAGGGGAGGCTTGA
- a CDS encoding chalcone isomerase family protein, giving the protein MRLLLVLTTLLLLSGDLFANTRERLQEANFATTRELAQNSLERKNQSVLTYLWADVYAAAFYAPAQASASQAFTQPLNQRLELYYFRNIDSQDVIKAAWVTLERQHNAKTLDRLRPGLDALHATFRDIRPGDRYALNFNIESGLTLEVNGKTAFASQDKELAKAYLGIWLSPNGLSDSLRTSLLADEPGKSRE; this is encoded by the coding sequence ATGCGCCTTTTACTGGTGCTCACCACCCTACTGCTACTCAGCGGCGACCTGTTCGCCAATACCCGCGAACGCCTGCAGGAGGCCAACTTCGCCACCACCCGCGAACTCGCGCAAAACAGCCTGGAACGCAAGAACCAGAGCGTGCTCACCTACCTGTGGGCCGATGTTTACGCGGCAGCCTTCTACGCACCGGCCCAAGCCAGCGCCAGCCAGGCATTCACCCAACCTCTTAACCAGCGTCTGGAGCTGTACTATTTCCGCAATATAGACAGCCAAGACGTGATCAAAGCTGCCTGGGTCACGCTTGAGCGCCAACATAACGCCAAGACACTCGACCGCCTGCGCCCAGGCCTCGATGCCCTGCACGCCACCTTCCGCGACATTCGCCCGGGTGACCGTTACGCCCTGAACTTCAACATCGAAAGCGGCCTCACCCTGGAAGTGAACGGTAAGACCGCCTTCGCTAGCCAGGACAAGGAGCTGGCCAAGGCCTACCTGGGCATCTGGCTGTCGCCTAACGGCCTGTCCGACAGTCTGCGCACCAGCCTGCTGGCTGACGAGCCCGGTAAATCTCGCGAATAA